Proteins from a genomic interval of Phlebotomus papatasi isolate M1 chromosome 3, Ppap_2.1, whole genome shotgun sequence:
- the LOC129807361 gene encoding uncharacterized protein LOC129807361 has translation MFKSTPKTQKKRKNAERLRSIEEAKKRKMAELENLEKLKEKLEASDDETEDEVNELNEEYEISEGRQDSAIHEENELSMHIANMSTTIANQEKQVSKFIARQAVAKELPDFNGDPEEWPLFYAMFQQSSKDGDFTAIENTMRLAKALKGDARDRVKTLIATAAAPEDIINVLQSHFGHPRQVINRMMTRIASTPDPKDGDPESIVKFATVVENLSFGLKWLDKGRYMDSPWVTNDIERKLSPTMRMLWAMKAKEIPNYSVTDLATWLNDQSKISLNILPMTSLSTQSSTGERQETNAQTRTPKIHSSAVMTTQIAKNSYKCAVCEEGHYTNECPKLKDSSVNDRYNLVKDLCWGCLGRNHRLNTCVRRRTCGLEGCKRMHHRLLHRTDKSAKVEDEQKENDDKTDPCGCDRSIRTKTTHNGRVIFKNFQ, from the exons atgtttaagtccACTCCAAAAACGCAGAAAAAACGCAAGAATGCAGAGCGTCTTCGCTCAATCGAAGAAGCCAAAAAACGCAAAATGGCGGAATTAGAGAACCTCGAAAAGCTCAAGGAAAAACTTGAGGCGTCTGATGATGAAACTGAGGATGAAGTAAATGAATTAAACGAGGAATATGAGATCTCAGAGGGAAGACAAGATTCTGCAATCCACGAAGAGAATGAGCTATCGATGCATATTGCAAACATGTCCACAACTATTGCCAATCAAGAGAAGCAAGTCAGCAAATTCATCGCACGTCAGGCTGTGGCCAAAGAATTGCCAGATTTTAATGGTGACCCTGAGGAATGGCCATTATTTTATGCAATGTTTCAACAAAGTTCCAAGGACGGCGATTTCACAGCTATTGAAAACACCATGAGATTGGCAAAAGCACTAAAAGGGGATGCACGGGATAGAGTAAAAACTCTCATTGCTACTGCAGCAGCACCGGAAGACATCATAAACGTGTTGCAGTCGCATTTCGGACATCCAAGACAAGTGATAAATCGAATGATGACTCGCATAGCTTCAACACCTGACCCAAAAGATGGTGATCCAGAGAGTATTGTTAAATTTGCAACCGTTGTAGAAAACTTGTCGTTTGGTTTGAAATGGCTGGACAAAGGACGTTATATGGACTCTCCATGGGTGACAAACGATATTGAGAGAAAACTGTCTCCAACAATGAGGATGCTTTGGGCAATGAAAGCCAAAGAAATTCCAAATTACTCTGTGACGGATCTTGCAACTTGGCTGAATGACCAAtcgaaaatttctttgaatattttgccGATGACGTCACTCTCGACTCAATCATCAACTGGAGAAAGGCAGGAGACAAACGCACAAACACGAACACCAAAAATACACAGTTCAGCGGTTATGACGACCCAAATTGCAAAGAACAGCTACAAATGTGCAGTGTGTGAAGAAGGCCATTATACCAATGAATGTCCAAAATTGAAGGATTCCAGTGTGAACGATCGTTACAATCTCGTAAAGGATCTCTGTTGGGGATGTTTGGGCCGAAACCATCGCTTGAATACCTGTGTTCGCCGCCGCACTTGTGGATTAGAAGGATGTAAGCGAATGCATCATCGTTTGCTGCACAGGACAGACAAATCCGCAAAAGTCGAAGATGAGCAGAAAGAAAACGACGATAAGACAG ATCCCTGTGGATGTGACCGATCCATCAGGACGAAAACTACTCACAATGGAAgggttattttcaaaaatttccagTGA
- the LOC129807363 gene encoding 39S ribosomal protein L3, mitochondrial, protein MLGIRPLNCLSVLRDQFSRISLREPNLTRGKRHLNYPKLRNPFWFVRKDRVKHDDLVSPENSQFVQEVLHDKYGVPSLLKGVTTYPNASSGLIRAEELPQAEWKPSLRRTGVIARKIGQYPLWLKNGKKIRTTLLQIVDNHVIKYIPPEEFNPTQKPKVKDVRQWGCMLVGAESTDPTILTKEYCGLFKDSGVMPKARLARFLVSPEAQLLPGTPLNVSHFRVGDYVDVRGKTVSRGFQGVMKRWGFKGMPASHGQTKTHRRPGNIGGGGEKGRVWPGKKLPGHMGNRWRVMRGLKIWRINTKYNVMWVQGSSICGETNNFVYVFDTLLPLRRYTEAPAFPTHFESPEEELPEDIWHEDVHNFADPTILYEPE, encoded by the exons atgcTGGGAATTCGTCCTCTGAATTGCCTCAGTGTCCTTAGGGATCAATTTTCGAGGATAAG TTTAAGAGAACCTAACCTCACTCGTGGGAAGAGGCATCTGAACTACCCCAAATTGCGGAATCCCTTCTGGTTTGTGCGGAAAGACAGGGTTAAGCATGATGATTTGGTGTCTCCGGAGAATTCACAGTTCGTGCAGGAAGTGCTGCATGATAAATACGGCGTTCCGAGCTTGCTGAAGGGAGTGACAACGTATCCTAATGCCTCTAGCGGATTGATCCGGGCAGAGGAACTTCCACAGGCGGAATGGAAGCCTTCCTTGAGAAGGACAGGGGTGATTGCCAGGAAGATTGGTCAGTATCCTCTGTGGCTGAAGAATGGGAAAAAGATCCGGACGACTCTGTTGCAGATTGTGGACAATCATGTAATAAAGTATATCCCTCCGGAAGAGTTCAATCCCACCCAGAAACCCAAAGTTAAAGATGTGAGGCAGTGGGGATGCATGCTAGTGGGAGCAGAGAGTACAGATCCTACAATTCTCACCAAGGAATACTGTGGACTCTTTAAGGATTCCGGAGTCATGCCCAAGGCTCGCCTGGCACGTTTTCTCGTGTCCCCGGAAGCCCAGCTCCTCCCCGGAACGCCTCTCAATGTCTCTCACTTCCGCGTCGGGGATTACGTGGATGTCCGGGGCAAGACTGTCAGCAGGGGCTTCCAGGGAGTCATGAAACGATGGGGCTTCAAGGGAATGCCAGCTTCTCATGGCCAGACCAAGACACACAGACGTCCCGGGAACATTGGCGGAGGCGGCGAGAAGGGCAGAGTTTGGCCCGGCAAGAAGCTTCCCGGACACATGGGCAACCGATGGAGAGTGATGAGAGGACTCAAAATCTGGCGCATCAACACAAAATATAACGTAATGTGGGTCCAGGGATCCTCCATTTGCGGCGAGACCAACAACTTTGTCTACGTCTTTGACACTCTGCTGCCCCTGAGGCGCTACACCGAAGCCCCGGCCTTCCCAACGCATTTTGAGTCTCCGGAAGAGGAACTCCCGGAAGACATTTGGCACGAAGATGTGCACAACTTTGCAGATCCAACAATTCTCTACGAGCCAGAGTAA